A part of Neovison vison isolate M4711 chromosome 6, ASM_NN_V1, whole genome shotgun sequence genomic DNA contains:
- the ASB14 gene encoding ankyrin repeat and SOCS box protein 14 — MDNSTSDEDTDEDFDTQLIIQQSLQDIHQPRTTQQASADESFHSFVSADYKKIIETIEAVGKEDALSHLTKHHSAFDEADGTGWLPLHRAAVQLNKNILQITLKASKPSMWEQTTHNGETPLFLAVSTCLLENAHFLLLNGCNPNAKNSEGNSPLLTAVLHNSYEMAALLISYGADVNLRCTNERTALHEAAKLGRQDIVKLMLVSGAHPDPQSSYGFTPLALAAQSGHTEIMEMLLQKGKIFYTASDSSSILLEAASGGNPDSVTLLLEHGADANIPKNSGHLPIHVAADRGHLLALKILVPVTDLAAIKRSGISPVHCAAAGAHSECLELLIQEGFDVNFMLDQRIRKHYDDHRKSALYFAVSNGDLSSVKLLLSAGALPNQDPVNCLQIALRMGNYELISLLLRHGANVNYFCKVNPLHFPSALQYTLKDEVMLRMLLNYGYDTERCFDCPHGDKVHPCYTFEGWTSTVIKDTMFCEVITLSWLQHLSGKVVRVMLDYVDQVQICSKLKAVLQKQGLWSEIHFILTNPRALKHLCRLKIRQCMGRLRLRCPVFMSFLPLPNRLKAYVLYKEYDLYGQGIFTGTW; from the exons ATGGATAATTCCACGAGTGATGAAGACACAGATGAGGACTTTGATACCCAGCTCATCATCCAGCAGAGTTTACAGGACATTCACCAGCCGAGGACTACACAGCAGGCATCGGCAGATGAGAG CTTCCATTCCTTTGTGAGTGCTGACTACAAGAAGATAATAGAAACAATAGAGGCAG TAGGTAAGGAAGATGCATTGTCACACTTGACCAAGCACCATTCTGCTTTTGATGAAGCAGACGGGACAGGCTGGCTTCCTCTGCACAGGGCCGCAGTGCAGTTAAATAAGAACATTTTGCAAATAACCCTGAAAG CTTCAAAACCCAGCATGTGGGAGCAAACCACCCACAATGGTGAAACGCCACTTTTCTTGGCTGTCAGCACTTGCCTCTTAGAAAAtgcccattttcttcttctcaatGGCTGCAATCCGAATGCCAAGAATTCTGAAGGCAATTCTCCTCTTCTTACAG CTGTCCTACACAACTCCTATGAGATGGCCGCCTTGCTCATCAGCTATGGGGCAGACGTGAATCTGCGTTGTACCAACGAGAGGACAGCTCTCCACGAAGCAGCCAAACTGGGCAGGCAGGACATAGTGAAGCTGATGTTGGTTTCAGGGGCACACCCTGACCCACAGAGCTCCTACGGATTCACTCCTCTCGCTCTTGCTGCCCAAAGTGGACACACTGAAATCATGGAAATGTTACTACAGAAAGGCAAGATTTTCTATACG GCCTCAGACTCTTCTTCCATCTTACTTGAAGCTGCTAGTGGAGGAAATCCAGACTCGGTGACTCTTCTACTAGAGCATGGGGCTGATGCCAACATCCCTAAGAATTCAGGCCACCTGCCCATTCATGTGGCAGCTGACAGAGGCCATTTGTT AGCCCTAAAGATTTTGGTTCCAGTGACGGATCTTGCCGCCATTAAGCGGAGTGGTATCAGTCCCGTGCACTGCGCAGCAGCAGGAGCACACTCCGAATGCCTGGAACTCCTCATCCAGGAGGGATTTGATGTAAATTTCATGCTGGATCAGAGAATTCGCAAACACTATGATGACCACAGGAAGTCAGCTTTGTATTTTGCTGTATCAAATGGTGACCTCTCTTCAGTTAAGCTGCTTCTGAGTGCTGGAGCTCTGCCTAATCAAGACCCAGTTAACTGCCTCCAGATAGCCCTGCGGATGGGCAACTATGAACTGATAAGTCTGCTGCTCCGGCATGGGGCCAATGTCAATTATTTCTGCAAAGTCAACCCTTTACATTTCCCATCAGCACTGCAGTACACGCTGAAAGATGAAGTCATGCTCAGGATGCTACTGAATTATGGGTATGACACAGAGCGATGCTTTGATTGTCCTCATGGAGACAAAGTTCATCCTTGCTATACTTTTGAAGGCTGGACATCTACAGTTATCAAAGATACTATG TTTTGTGAAGTAATAACATTGTCATGGCTGCAACATCTCTCTGGAAAGGTTGTTCGAGTGATGCTTGACTATGTTGATCAAGTTCAAATCTGTTCAAAGTTGAAAGCTGTGCTCCAAAAACAGGGGCTCTGGTCAGAAATCCATTTTATCTTGA CAAACCCACGGGCCCTCAAACATCTGTGCCGCCTGAAGATCCGACAGTGTATGGGGCGCTTACGCCTGCGCTGCCCGGTCTTCATGTCCTTCCTTCCGTTACCAAACCGTCTCAAAGCATATGTCCTTTACAAAGAATATGACCTTTATGGACAAGGGATTTTCACAGGAACCTGGTAG